From the genome of Pseudalkalibacillus berkeleyi, one region includes:
- a CDS encoding MFS transporter, protein MKRVHYSWIILVVTFFAIIVAGIIRSSSGVFIDPFENEFGWDRSIISLAFAISLFLYGISGPFMAALVEVLGLKKMMLISMSTLLVGIILTFIMQDSWQLILIWGVIIGLGSGLFLTVLSPYVANRWFEKRRGLAVGILTASTATGQLILLPVLAVIIEQYSWRHAIGLILTLCMIMLFIILLFMKNSPKEVGILPYGLYEEPEEDQNVQQRNPIIIAFNGLREAVKVKEFWLLAGSFFICGLSTSGLIGTHFVSYCISYGIPLVTAAWMLSFMGIFDLVGTTISGWLSDRFDNRWLLFWYYAFRGASLVLLPFALSEGSIAMLAIFSIFYGLDWIATVPPTISISRQIFGVRKSGIVYGWIFASHQAGAAVAAFSGGVVYKIFNSYTWAFFLAGIFCVVASLFVILIKKQEINHTITPNYKTL, encoded by the coding sequence TTGAAGCGTGTACATTATAGCTGGATCATCTTAGTTGTCACATTTTTTGCGATCATTGTAGCGGGTATTATCCGATCTTCATCAGGTGTTTTTATCGATCCGTTTGAGAACGAGTTCGGTTGGGATCGCTCGATCATCTCATTAGCATTTGCCATTAGTCTCTTTCTTTATGGGATATCAGGACCGTTCATGGCTGCACTTGTTGAAGTGCTTGGCTTAAAGAAAATGATGCTCATTTCGATGTCAACTTTACTAGTTGGTATTATTTTAACCTTTATTATGCAGGATTCATGGCAACTCATATTAATTTGGGGTGTCATCATTGGGCTTGGTTCAGGCCTTTTCTTAACCGTCCTTAGCCCTTATGTCGCAAATCGATGGTTTGAGAAGAGAAGGGGACTCGCGGTCGGTATTTTGACAGCGAGTACCGCAACAGGCCAACTCATTCTACTTCCTGTGCTTGCAGTCATCATTGAACAATATTCATGGCGTCATGCGATTGGGTTAATTCTCACCTTATGTATGATCATGCTGTTCATTATCCTATTGTTTATGAAAAATTCCCCTAAAGAAGTAGGCATCCTTCCGTATGGTCTTTATGAAGAACCTGAGGAAGATCAAAATGTGCAGCAAAGAAACCCGATCATTATTGCGTTTAATGGATTACGAGAAGCAGTGAAAGTGAAAGAGTTTTGGTTGCTAGCTGGTAGTTTCTTCATATGTGGTTTGTCGACCAGTGGCCTGATCGGTACGCACTTTGTGTCGTATTGTATTAGCTATGGTATACCACTCGTTACAGCAGCTTGGATGCTATCGTTTATGGGGATCTTTGACTTGGTTGGAACGACGATATCTGGATGGTTATCTGATCGCTTTGATAATCGTTGGTTGTTGTTCTGGTATTATGCATTTCGAGGCGCGTCCCTTGTATTACTGCCATTTGCCCTTAGCGAAGGATCAATTGCGATGCTAGCGATTTTTTCGATATTTTACGGACTAGATTGGATTGCAACTGTTCCACCAACAATCAGCATATCGAGACAAATTTTCGGAGTAAGGAAAAGTGGAATTGTTTACGGTTGGATTTTCGCATCTCATCAAGCAGGAGCGGCTGTTGCTGCTTTTAGCGGAGGGGTCGTTTATAAAATCTTCAACTCATATACGTGGGCTTTTTTCTTAGCGGGAATCTTTTGTGTAGTCGCAAGTCTCTTTGTCATTTTGATTAAAAAACAAGAAATAAACCATACAATTACACCA
- a CDS encoding helix-turn-helix domain-containing protein: protein MEHIQSVISDNLMRIRTKRKMSLDELSSITGVSKSLLRQIEKDESNPTISTLWKIANGLKIPFTSLIEYEMPGTEVVRKGEIEPLLEDDGRYRLYPSFTFENQKPFEMYDVELDSGAALQSEPHRPGTIECITVFSGTLTVTIQNKTYSIHEGDSLKFKADNPHTYTNSGNETTKLSMIIYYPET, encoded by the coding sequence ATGGAACACATTCAAAGTGTCATATCTGATAACTTAATGCGGATACGCACAAAAAGAAAAATGAGTCTAGATGAATTATCTTCTATAACGGGTGTAAGTAAAAGCCTATTACGCCAAATCGAAAAAGACGAATCTAATCCTACCATATCCACCCTATGGAAAATTGCGAACGGATTAAAAATACCATTCACATCACTTATTGAGTATGAAATGCCTGGAACTGAAGTTGTAAGAAAAGGAGAAATCGAACCGTTACTTGAAGATGACGGTCGGTATCGACTTTACCCCTCTTTCACATTTGAAAATCAGAAACCATTTGAAATGTATGATGTTGAACTAGATTCCGGAGCTGCTTTACAATCAGAACCGCATCGACCAGGGACCATCGAATGCATTACCGTTTTCAGCGGCACGTTGACTGTTACGATACAGAACAAGACCTATTCAATCCATGAAGGTGATTCACTTAAGTTCAAAGCGGACAATCCCCACACCTACACAAATTCCGGAAACGAAACCACAAAATTAAGCATGATCATCTATTATCCAGAAACATGA